A single genomic interval of Cellvibrio sp. PSBB023 harbors:
- a CDS encoding DUF2169 domain-containing protein: MLQLNNNTPFAAGFTIFPNEIAVDTLYIMVKATFLIGEQWTLAQSQIPLYQADEYWGEPAKSSLRFSSDYHIGKLSTDILMIGSACAPDQRPVRQMDVGLQVGSVSKVVRVFGDRYWNREQMISPPEPFVTMPLVYERAFGGQDLIDGEMLRSSETKNPAGRGFTGHKHQSELNGFPLPNLECPDYLIRDYRDNPEPTCFAPIAPHWQPRASLAGTYDKHWQQHRAPYLPDDYNPRFMNVAPPDLIYPDYLQGGEPVRIIGMHPAGELGFQLPYVNLSNKVVIAEKVFSSPFHMETLLLDPNHRQLSMVWRAALACDKQLTKIKNISISLSR, encoded by the coding sequence ATGCTTCAACTTAATAACAATACTCCCTTTGCTGCTGGATTTACGATTTTCCCCAACGAAATAGCAGTAGATACGCTTTACATCATGGTGAAAGCAACGTTTTTGATTGGGGAGCAATGGACATTAGCTCAATCGCAAATTCCTTTGTATCAAGCGGATGAATACTGGGGGGAACCGGCCAAATCCAGCTTGCGTTTCAGTTCGGATTATCACATTGGCAAACTGTCGACGGACATCCTTATGATCGGCTCAGCCTGTGCACCGGATCAACGGCCAGTGCGACAAATGGATGTTGGTTTACAAGTGGGCTCAGTGAGCAAAGTGGTGCGTGTCTTTGGCGACAGATATTGGAATCGCGAACAGATGATCTCCCCTCCCGAACCTTTTGTAACAATGCCGTTGGTTTATGAACGTGCTTTTGGTGGGCAGGATTTAATAGATGGAGAAATGTTGCGCAGTTCAGAAACCAAAAATCCTGCTGGCCGTGGTTTTACCGGGCATAAACATCAATCTGAGTTGAATGGTTTTCCCCTTCCTAACCTTGAGTGCCCTGATTATTTAATTCGCGATTATCGCGACAATCCTGAACCGACTTGTTTTGCACCTATTGCACCACATTGGCAGCCTCGCGCAAGTTTAGCTGGTACTTACGATAAACACTGGCAGCAGCATCGCGCACCTTATTTACCTGACGATTACAATCCGCGCTTTATGAATGTAGCGCCACCGGACCTGATTTATCCTGATTATTTACAGGGCGGCGAACCTGTGCGGATTATTGGTATGCACCCTGCAGGCGAGTTAGGATTTCAGCTGCCTTATGTGAATTTATCGAATAAAGTTGTTATTGCCGAAAAAGTTTTTTCTTCCCCCTTTCATATGGAAACACTGTTATTAGATCCCAACCATCGCCAGCTATCCATGGTGTGGCGAGCAGCATTAGCTTGCGATAAACAATTAACAAAGATTAAGAACATATCGATAAGTTTATCTCGCTGA
- a CDS encoding DUF4150 domain-containing protein, whose translation MAQTTFSNTRGIAHKGSGGMSTVFPDVCKTPVGSAVVPIPYPSIGKSSDTSKGPKTVVIDGQMPMVKGAVYSTSTGDEAGTLNGLISNQNKAECEFMMYSFDVKFEGKNVCRLGDPLFHNKKNIMG comes from the coding sequence ATGGCACAAACTACGTTTTCCAATACCAGAGGCATTGCCCATAAAGGCAGTGGTGGCATGAGTACGGTATTTCCCGACGTGTGTAAAACACCAGTCGGCTCAGCGGTCGTACCTATTCCCTATCCGAGCATTGGGAAATCTTCTGATACCAGTAAAGGGCCGAAAACAGTAGTGATTGACGGTCAAATGCCTATGGTGAAAGGCGCGGTTTACTCTACCAGTACCGGTGATGAGGCGGGAACGCTTAATGGGCTTATCAGCAACCAAAATAAAGCGGAGTGTGAATTTATGATGTATTCCTTTGATGTGAAATTTGAGGGGAAAAATGTTTGTCGTTTAGGTGACCCGCTGTTTCACAATAAAAAAAATATCATGGGTTGA
- a CDS encoding DUF6484 domain-containing protein → MSVSLFEESEGIELQTESEPTVPVVAPGEVLLGVLSAINVDGSPVIGFPQFPQCEPVAALATIPVLPQHIGRQVALLFTQGADPRPIVIGFLYSPLQQILDNSLELSTAGSAHDDQTAFDTASVVARDVMSASLQTDTVHIDGKRVVLEGQEEVVLKCGEASITLTRNGKVVIRGKYLLSRSSGVNRILGGSVQVN, encoded by the coding sequence ATGAGTGTTAGCTTGTTTGAAGAGTCAGAAGGCATTGAGCTGCAAACAGAGTCAGAACCTACTGTTCCAGTGGTAGCGCCGGGTGAGGTATTACTTGGCGTACTTTCTGCAATCAATGTCGATGGTAGCCCTGTTATTGGATTTCCACAGTTCCCACAATGTGAACCGGTTGCTGCTTTGGCTACTATCCCGGTATTACCCCAGCACATTGGTCGTCAGGTTGCATTACTTTTTACGCAAGGAGCCGATCCGCGCCCCATTGTGATTGGCTTTCTTTACTCGCCTCTGCAACAAATACTGGATAATTCACTTGAACTGTCAACGGCTGGTAGTGCTCATGATGATCAAACGGCTTTTGATACGGCCAGCGTAGTAGCCCGCGATGTAATGAGTGCCAGTCTCCAAACTGATACAGTGCATATTGATGGTAAAAGAGTTGTACTTGAGGGACAGGAAGAGGTAGTGCTCAAGTGCGGTGAAGCGAGCATTACACTTACACGTAACGGTAAGGTAGTTATTCGCGGGAAATATCTCCTCAGCCGTTCTAGTGGTGTTAATCGAATACTGGGTGGATCAGTACAAGTAAACTAA